One genomic window of Dehalococcoidales bacterium includes the following:
- a CDS encoding PadR family transcriptional regulator: WCLMMSQDDIKKYLPLTEATYYIMMTLGEPLHGYAVMQEVEKISEGTVKVGPGTLYGVFTNLEKEGLIVKVKEEERRKSYALTPKGRAVLLSQVERLEIMSRNGLAVSARLLSDRHNVVGGA, from the coding sequence ATGGTGCCTGATGATGTCTCAAGATGATATTAAGAAATACTTACCATTAACCGAAGCTACGTATTACATTATGATGACTCTTGGTGAGCCGTTGCATGGATATGCAGTAATGCAGGAAGTAGAAAAAATCAGTGAAGGAACGGTCAAAGTCGGCCCCGGCACGCTTTACGGCGTGTTCACCAACCTGGAAAAGGAAGGGTTAATCGTCAAAGTAAAAGAAGAAGAGCGCCGTAAGAGCTACGCCCTGACACCGAAAGGGAGAGCTGTACTTCTAAGTCAGGTTGAGAGACTAGAAATAATGAGCCGGAATGGATTGGCTGTCTCTGCTCGCTTGTTATCAGACAGACACAACGTAGTCGGAGGGGCTTAA